The Hydrogenimonas thermophila genome includes a window with the following:
- a CDS encoding DUF4492 domain-containing protein, whose product MEGTVLFNLIKNIISFYVDGFRSMQLGKKLWAIIFIKIFILFVIIKLLFFPNVLKENFKNDQERSSYILDQLTQTNP is encoded by the coding sequence TTGGAAGGAACTGTCTTGTTCAATTTGATTAAGAATATTATCAGCTTCTATGTTGATGGGTTTCGTTCAATGCAATTAGGAAAAAAATTGTGGGCTATTATTTTTATAAAGATTTTTATACTCTTTGTAATTATAAAGTTACTTTTTTTTCCTAATGTTTTGAAAGAAAACTTCAAAAACGATCAAGAAAGAAGCAGTTACATTCTTGATCAATTGACACAGACAAATCCATAA
- a CDS encoding cytochrome ubiquinol oxidase subunit I, which produces MENIDVLTDWSRAQFALTALYHWLFVPLTLGLTFIVAIMETIYVKTGDIWWKNTTKFWMGLLAINFAIGLATGIIMEFEFGTNWSNYSWIVGDIFGAPLAIEGIMAFFLESTFFAVMFFGWDKVSKKMHLLSTWLVAVGSNLSALWILVANGWMQNPVGMKFNPDTARNEMVNFWEVLFNPNAYSKFLHTVSSGYVLASLFVIAISSWYILKHREIKFAKRSIVVAASFGLITSLFMLATGDESAHRVALNQPMKLAAMEGIYKGKDHAGIIAVGVLNPEKEVGDDKDTFLFELEIPYALSFLGYHKVDAYVPGIDDLVYGNKKLGIMSASEKIERGKEAVSALAAYKEAKKAENMELAQEALNRFEANSKYLGYGYLNDPKEVVPNVPITFYAFHIMVGFGSWFIALFFIILYFAMTNDLDKKRWILWAAVISLPLGYIAQEAGWIVAEVGRQPWAIQDMLPVGMATSNMASTNVVITFWMFAVLFTALLIAEVKIMAKQISIGPKEH; this is translated from the coding sequence ATGGAAAATATAGATGTACTGACCGACTGGTCACGTGCTCAGTTTGCGCTAACAGCGCTATACCATTGGCTTTTTGTACCATTGACACTTGGTTTGACATTCATCGTCGCAATAATGGAGACGATCTATGTCAAGACAGGAGATATATGGTGGAAAAACACAACTAAATTCTGGATGGGACTGTTAGCAATCAACTTTGCTATCGGTTTGGCAACAGGAATCATTATGGAGTTTGAGTTTGGTACCAACTGGTCTAACTATTCTTGGATTGTTGGTGATATATTTGGAGCTCCATTGGCTATTGAAGGTATTATGGCATTCTTTTTAGAGTCAACATTTTTTGCTGTAATGTTCTTTGGATGGGATAAAGTAAGCAAAAAGATGCATCTTCTTTCTACTTGGCTTGTTGCAGTCGGCTCAAACCTTTCAGCTCTATGGATTTTGGTAGCCAACGGCTGGATGCAAAATCCTGTAGGTATGAAGTTTAACCCTGATACTGCTAGAAATGAGATGGTCAATTTTTGGGAAGTTCTTTTTAATCCAAATGCATACAGTAAGTTTTTACACACTGTAAGTAGTGGGTATGTTCTTGCATCTTTGTTTGTTATTGCTATAAGTAGCTGGTATATTCTTAAACATCGTGAAATAAAGTTTGCTAAAAGAAGTATTGTTGTTGCGGCAAGCTTTGGTTTGATCACATCTTTGTTTATGTTGGCAACTGGAGATGAATCTGCTCATAGAGTTGCACTGAATCAGCCTATGAAACTTGCTGCTATGGAAGGGATTTACAAAGGTAAAGATCACGCCGGTATTATTGCAGTAGGTGTTTTAAACCCTGAAAAAGAGGTAGGAGATGATAAAGATACTTTCCTATTTGAACTTGAGATTCCATATGCTCTATCTTTTTTAGGTTATCACAAAGTTGATGCATATGTTCCAGGGATTGATGATCTTGTATATGGAAATAAGAAACTTGGTATTATGAGTGCATCTGAGAAGATAGAGAGAGGAAAAGAGGCAGTTTCTGCATTAGCAGCATACAAAGAGGCTAAAAAAGCAGAAAATATGGAGTTGGCACAAGAGGCTCTAAATAGATTTGAAGCTAATAGTAAATATTTAGGTTATGGTTATCTAAATGATCCAAAAGAGGTAGTACCAAATGTACCTATAACCTTTTATGCATTTCACATTATGGTAGGTTTTGGTAGTTGGTTTATTGCACTCTTTTTCATTATTCTTTACTTTGCTATGACAAATGATTTGGATAAAAAAAGATGGATCCTTTGGGCTGCTGTTATCTCTTTGCCATTAGGATATATAGCACAAGAGGCAGGTTGGATTGTTGCTGAAGTTGGTAGACAACCTTGGGCTATTCAAGATATGCTACCGGTAGGTATGGCAACTTCAAATATGGCATCTACTAATGTTGTAATAACTTTTTGGATGTTTGCAGTTTTGTTTACAGCTTTGCTTATAGCGGAAGTAAAGATTATGGCAAAACAGATCAGCATCGGACCAAAGGAGCACTAA
- a CDS encoding sensor histidine kinase: MLGIDMFPSEKRSLRRFLAIYILSTLIFISVGLSIFYHYEIHQIYDHQNEMLKIKTDVIKSKLHELHSNLWGKLKYPVIKGIKSAVYDIDRNYLIGDFKPKNIEWSRDFWQYKDNIYHRTELYPYYIGAATIVTAAPIDYKPIYELKIKIAVAFFLSLLFAVFIAKWLGKLFLAPVHNTMELIDRFIKDTTHELNTPISTILTNIELFKSLHPEFEKSEELNRIEIASGRLSRIYDDLAYLQLKHKRHRNIESVNFSELLKERLTFFNTLASRKGIKIETAIIDGVILRIDREDASRLIDNLLSNAVKYTQPKGLVTVELFENGFIVKDNGIGMNEDEVIDSTKRFFRANKSEGGFGLGLNIVKEIVEFYNMKFEIASKKSLGTKVSILWER, from the coding sequence ATGTTGGGTATAGATATGTTTCCGAGTGAAAAGCGTAGTCTAAGACGCTTTCTTGCTATCTATATTTTATCTACTCTTATATTTATATCTGTTGGGTTGAGTATATTTTACCACTATGAAATTCATCAAATTTATGACCATCAAAATGAGATGCTCAAAATAAAAACAGATGTTATAAAATCAAAACTACATGAGCTTCACTCAAATCTTTGGGGCAAATTGAAATACCCTGTAATAAAAGGTATTAAGAGTGCGGTTTATGATATAGATAGAAACTATTTGATAGGTGATTTTAAACCTAAAAATATTGAGTGGAGTAGAGATTTTTGGCAGTATAAAGATAATATTTATCATCGTACTGAATTGTATCCGTACTATATAGGTGCAGCTACAATAGTAACTGCAGCGCCTATTGATTATAAACCAATATATGAACTTAAAATAAAAATTGCAGTAGCATTTTTTTTGAGTCTGCTTTTTGCAGTTTTTATTGCAAAGTGGCTTGGGAAACTTTTTTTAGCTCCTGTACATAATACTATGGAATTAATAGATAGGTTTATAAAAGATACAACTCATGAGTTAAATACTCCGATTAGTACAATTCTAACCAATATTGAACTCTTTAAAAGTTTGCATCCTGAGTTTGAAAAAAGTGAAGAACTTAATAGGATTGAGATAGCATCTGGGAGATTGAGTCGAATTTATGATGATCTAGCATATCTGCAGCTCAAACATAAACGACATAGAAATATTGAATCTGTAAACTTTTCAGAGTTACTAAAAGAGCGATTGACTTTCTTTAACACTTTAGCTAGCAGAAAAGGTATAAAGATAGAAACAGCTATTATTGATGGAGTTATACTTAGAATAGATAGAGAGGATGCCTCTAGACTTATAGACAATCTGCTATCAAATGCAGTGAAATATACTCAGCCAAAAGGATTAGTAACTGTAGAACTTTTTGAAAATGGTTTTATTGTTAAAGATAATGGAATAGGTATGAATGAAGATGAGGTAATAGACTCAACCAAACGTTTTTTCAGAGCAAATAAAAGTGAGGGTGGTTTTGGATTAGGTTTAAATATAGTTAAAGAGATTGTGGAGTTTTATAATATGAAATTTGAGATTGCAAGTAAAAAAAGTTTAGGAACAAAGGTAAGTATTTTATGGGAAAGGTAA